Within Raineyella sp. W15-4, the genomic segment GCCCGCCGCGGCGCCGTTCGACCGGATCCTGGTGTCGGCCGACGCCGAGCGGCTGCCGATGGATCTGGTCCACCAGTTGGCCCCGGGCGGCATCATGGTGATCCCGGTTGCCTCGGTGATGCACCGGATCCGGCAGGAGATTTCCGGCCGGATCGTCGACACCCGCCACGGGCCGTACTCCTTCGTGCCGCTGATCCCCTGGTGAGCCGGCTCAGCGGAGCCTGCTGTCCTCGCTCAGCCGATGGTAGGCGTGATCGACGTACACCAACGGGAAGGCCCGGGGCCCCAGATCCGCACGCACGGCCCGGGCGATGACGAGCAGGCTGCCGGCGATGTCGATCCGCTGTTCGATCCGGCCCTGCACCCACCCGACAGCGCCGGAGAGGACGATCTCCCCGCCGGGCAGCACCTCGGTGGCGATCCCGGCGAACCGGTCCTGCGCGGGCGCGGCGAACCTGGCCGCGACGTCGGACTGGGCGGCGGACAGCACGTTGACCACCACCCCGTCCGCGGCCTCGATCACCGCCCGGGACGAGGAGGTCGCGTTGACCGAAAAGGCGAAGTAGGCGGGATCGACGGACACCGAGACCACCGAGGTCGCGGTGAAGCCCCGTGGACCGTCGGGCCCGACCGCCGTGACCACCGCCACACCCCCTGCGTGTCGCCGGAAGACAGCCCTGAAGTCCTCAGCGCCGAGCTGTTCGTCCGTCCGGGCGTCGTCTGTCACCTGTTCCTCCATTCCGGGTCCCCCGCAGGCCAACGGTAGCCGGGCATCCACCGGGCCCGGACGGTCTCGGTCGGCCCGTCGAGCTCGGTGAAGCCGGCATCGACCACCGAGACGGGGCGGGTGGCGGCCGCCCAGGCCACCGGGTCGGGGTGATCGACCCGCACCCGGAGGCCGTCGGCCCGCCACCGCCGCCGGATCGGCGCGTCCATGGCTTCCCAGGCGAGCTGGGCGGCGTGGCCGCACTGCGCCGCCAGCTTGCCGCTGGTCAGCTCGATCA encodes:
- a CDS encoding flavin reductase family protein, producing the protein MTDDARTDEQLGAEDFRAVFRRHAGGVAVVTAVGPDGPRGFTATSVVSVSVDPAYFAFSVNATSSSRAVIEAADGVVVNVLSAAQSDVAARFAAPAQDRFAGIATEVLPGGEIVLSGAVGWVQGRIEQRIDIAGSLLVIARAVRADLGPRAFPLVYVDHAYHRLSEDSRLR